CCTCGCCGCGGTGCCGGAGGCGCGCGTCTTTGCGTTCACGGCCCGCACCGAGACCGGCTTCCACGAGATCGAGTACCGCCGGGACGACGTGCTGCTGTTCGGCACCGAGCCGACCGGCCTGCCCGAGGAGGTCATGGACCATCCCCGCGTCACCTCCCGGGTGCGGATCCCGATGCTCCCCGCCCGTCGCTCCCTGAACCTCGCCAACTCCGTGTCGATCGCGGTGTACGAGGCATGGCGCCAGCTCGGCTACGACGGAGCCGGCGCATGAGCCGCCGCCCGTCCCGCATCGAGCGGCGCAACGCCCGTTTCCAGCAGTGGCAGGCGCTGCTGACCAACCGCACCAAGCGCAGCCGCAGCGGCGAGATGGTCATCCAGGGCGTCCGGCCCCTCACCCAGGCCCTCGCCCACGGGATCGAGATCCGCACCCTGCTCAGCGA
This genomic interval from Brachybacterium aquaticum contains the following:
- a CDS encoding tRNA (cytidine(34)-2'-O)-methyltransferase, whose amino-acid sequence is MVHVFLHEPAIAGNTGNAIRLAAVTGARLHLIEPLGFDFEDSKLRRAGLDYHDLADVSIHPDLEHALAAVPEARVFAFTARTETGFHEIEYRRDDVLLFGTEPTGLPEEVMDHPRVTSRVRIPMLPARRSLNLANSVSIAVYEAWRQLGYDGAGA